A DNA window from Bacteroides cellulosilyticus contains the following coding sequences:
- a CDS encoding glycoside hydrolase family 105 protein codes for MYKKVFALLFLLSSFQLLIAQTSLLKNFPEGYTPDEIGRRIAYRFVTEKHALHAGKWIGYPETFYWNGSLKYAAAAKDKALIKLLQARFEHLFTTEKELLPIKNHVDLNMFGSLPLELYWVTKDERYKELGLPYADTQWEVPEDAKPSEKEWAEKGYSWQTRLWIDDMYMITIVQTHAYKVTNDSKYIDRAAKEMVMYLDELQRPNGLFYHAPDVPFYWGRGNGWMAAGMTELLRYLPKKHKDRPRIMEGYLTMMKSLKEYQNPEGLWNQLLDDPECWTETSGSAMFTFAFITGVKNGWLDAKEYAPAARKAWMALVTYLTEKNQVREICVGTNKKNDKQYYYDRPRRTGDFHAQGPYLWCVVALMEK; via the coding sequence ATGTACAAGAAAGTATTCGCATTATTATTTTTATTATCATCTTTCCAGTTGCTAATCGCTCAGACTAGTCTTCTGAAGAATTTTCCCGAAGGGTATACTCCCGATGAAATCGGCAGACGTATTGCCTACCGTTTTGTAACCGAGAAACATGCATTGCATGCCGGAAAATGGATTGGTTATCCTGAAACCTTCTATTGGAACGGTTCTCTTAAATATGCAGCGGCGGCCAAAGACAAAGCGCTCATCAAACTTTTGCAAGCCAGATTTGAGCATCTGTTTACTACCGAAAAGGAGTTGTTGCCCATCAAGAATCATGTCGATCTGAATATGTTCGGAAGTTTGCCTCTGGAGCTTTATTGGGTGACGAAGGATGAACGCTACAAAGAACTGGGATTGCCTTATGCCGATACCCAATGGGAAGTTCCCGAAGATGCCAAACCAAGTGAGAAGGAATGGGCAGAGAAGGGCTATTCGTGGCAAACACGTCTTTGGATTGACGATATGTACATGATTACCATTGTACAGACACATGCCTACAAAGTGACCAATGATAGCAAATATATAGATCGTGCAGCCAAAGAGATGGTGATGTATCTGGATGAACTGCAACGTCCCAACGGTCTCTTCTATCATGCACCGGATGTGCCTTTCTATTGGGGACGCGGAAACGGATGGATGGCAGCAGGTATGACAGAATTACTTCGTTATTTGCCCAAGAAGCACAAAGACCGTCCCCGCATTATGGAAGGTTACCTGACTATGATGAAAAGTCTGAAGGAATATCAGAACCCGGAAGGTCTGTGGAATCAGTTGCTCGATGATCCTGAATGCTGGACTGAAACATCGGGTTCTGCTATGTTTACTTTCGCTTTTATTACAGGTGTAAAGAACGGATGGTTGGATGCCAAAGAATATGCTCCGGCAGCCCGCAAGGCATGGATGGCTTTGGTGACTTACCTTACCGAAAAAAATCAGGTGAGAGAAATCTGTGTCGGTACCAACAAGAAGAACGACAAGCAATACTATTATGACCGTCCGCGCCGTACCGGTGATTTTCATGCACAAGGACCTTACCTTTGGTGTGTGGTTGCCCTGATG
- a CDS encoding glycoside hydrolase family 130 protein, producing MKLKLIVGLIGVLSLSSFSTLPSSDDTDKKEQENWVIGPFHRPEGVNPVLTPQPTSFYCPMRKEQVKWEESDIFNPAATVKDGKIVVLYRAEDNSAQGIGKRTSRIGYAESVDGVTMKRFDSPVLFPGGDEFESIECPGGCEDPRVAMTEDGLYVMLYTAWNRKTPRLAVATSRDLKNWTKHGLAFEKAYDGRFARIATKSASMLTKVKGGKLVIDKVDGKYFMYWGEYAVHAATSDNLTDWYPVLDENNELLKIARPRNGYFDSQMTECGPPAIRTKQGIVLMYNGKNDKKRGDANYPAGAYCAGQLLLDSKDPYKVLGRLDKPFFMPEASFEKSGQYKDGTVFIEGLAYYKKKLYLYYGCADSKVAVAVCDDTKKLSKVK from the coding sequence ATGAAGTTAAAACTCATAGTCGGTTTGATAGGAGTGCTGTCATTGAGTAGTTTTTCTACTCTGCCTTCTTCAGATGATACCGATAAGAAAGAACAGGAGAACTGGGTAATTGGCCCATTTCATCGTCCTGAAGGTGTCAATCCTGTACTCACTCCACAGCCTACCTCTTTCTATTGTCCGATGCGAAAGGAACAGGTAAAGTGGGAGGAAAGTGATATTTTCAATCCTGCTGCCACCGTGAAAGATGGAAAGATTGTCGTGCTCTATCGTGCTGAAGATAACTCGGCACAAGGCATCGGGAAGAGAACTTCCCGTATCGGGTATGCCGAAAGCGTGGATGGAGTAACTATGAAGAGATTCGACAGCCCGGTACTTTTCCCCGGTGGAGATGAATTTGAGAGTATAGAGTGTCCGGGTGGTTGTGAAGATCCGCGAGTGGCAATGACCGAAGACGGATTATACGTGATGCTTTATACGGCGTGGAACCGGAAGACTCCCCGTCTTGCGGTAGCTACTTCCAGAGATTTGAAGAACTGGACCAAGCACGGTCTTGCTTTTGAAAAAGCGTATGACGGGCGTTTCGCCAGAATTGCTACCAAGTCAGCCTCTATGCTTACCAAGGTGAAAGGTGGGAAACTGGTTATCGATAAAGTAGATGGTAAGTACTTCATGTATTGGGGAGAATATGCCGTGCATGCAGCTACTTCCGACAATCTTACAGACTGGTATCCTGTGCTGGATGAGAACAACGAATTGTTGAAAATAGCCAGGCCGCGTAACGGATACTTCGACAGCCAGATGACTGAATGTGGTCCTCCTGCTATTCGTACCAAACAAGGCATCGTATTGATGTATAATGGTAAGAATGATAAAAAGAGAGGCGATGCAAATTATCCGGCAGGTGCTTATTGTGCTGGTCAGCTCCTGCTTGATTCCAAAGATCCTTATAAAGTATTGGGGCGTTTAGACAAGCCTTTTTTCATGCCCGAAGCTTCTTTTGAGAAGAGCGGGCAGTATAAGGACGGAACCGTGTTTATCGAAGGATTGGCCTATTATAAGAAGAAGCTATATCTTTATTACGGCTGTGCAGACTCCAAAGTGGCGGTAGCCGTGTGCGACGACACCAAGAAACTATCGAAAGTGAAGTAA
- a CDS encoding FAD-dependent oxidoreductase gives MNRFHILTVLLLFSWGISAQNHFDIVVVGGNPGGIMAAIAAARQGKTSVILERTQHIGGLPANGLGATDIATREATTGLFMEFTSRIKQYYTERYGKNSQQLKDCSDGFHFEPSVAASIYQDMLNEHKDKITVLLMRQFDAEDQNITLRNGRIESICILNRENGEKELYQGDIFVDATYEGDLGAAAGVPFRVGRESKAEFGEPGAGRTYEYWKSLPASGSTGESDNAVQAYNYRLCLTNDPDNRILFPKPASYNRNEYVSLIEDVWTGKNTQRAMLKVTGEMMEENRRHIAGGNQTKLPGDSWGIRKLSSIVKLPNQKTDGNNQHAAFISTDLPEENWPWPTSSWEWRDKFAKRLKDYTLGLFWFAQNDPELPEHFRKAMLEWGLAKDEYQDNEYFPRQVYVREGRRFEGVYFFTAKDALPTAPGKRPPLHGSSVTASHYALDSHAARKREAGRVHLDGFISYPTAVYTVPLGVILPRNVDNLLLPVPVSGSHIGFSTLRMEPCWMALGQAAGIAASLAIDCKVAVQDVDMSMLQDLLIDQKATLIYFRDLRPRDPDFHLAQYMGLRGYLPGWDADLQGTVDEKTLQDWNTLCGFKPRAVPGKTTRLEVLTEIYKHIRQ, from the coding sequence GTGAATAGATTCCATATTCTTACTGTTCTGTTGCTGTTCAGCTGGGGGATATCCGCTCAAAATCATTTTGATATTGTGGTGGTAGGCGGTAATCCCGGTGGCATAATGGCGGCGATTGCAGCGGCCCGGCAGGGCAAGACCTCGGTTATTTTGGAACGTACCCAACATATTGGAGGACTTCCGGCCAACGGACTGGGAGCTACTGATATTGCTACCCGGGAGGCAACTACCGGTCTGTTCATGGAGTTTACTTCCAGAATCAAGCAATACTATACAGAACGGTATGGAAAGAACTCTCAGCAGCTGAAGGATTGCAGTGACGGCTTTCATTTCGAACCGTCTGTTGCAGCCTCTATCTATCAGGATATGCTGAACGAACATAAGGATAAGATTACCGTGCTTCTTATGCGGCAGTTCGATGCTGAAGATCAGAATATCACTCTCAGAAACGGGCGCATTGAAAGCATCTGTATACTGAATCGTGAGAATGGAGAGAAAGAACTTTATCAGGGTGACATCTTTGTGGATGCCACTTATGAAGGTGATCTGGGTGCTGCGGCAGGTGTGCCTTTCCGCGTAGGTAGGGAAAGCAAAGCCGAATTCGGAGAACCCGGAGCAGGAAGAACCTATGAATACTGGAAAAGCCTGCCAGCCAGTGGCAGCACAGGAGAGTCTGATAATGCAGTCCAGGCATATAACTATCGCCTTTGCCTGACTAATGATCCTGATAATCGTATTCTTTTTCCGAAGCCGGCATCGTATAACAGGAACGAATATGTTTCACTGATTGAAGATGTATGGACCGGAAAGAATACTCAACGGGCCATGCTGAAAGTGACCGGTGAAATGATGGAAGAAAACCGTCGTCATATTGCTGGCGGCAACCAGACTAAACTTCCAGGAGACAGTTGGGGAATCAGAAAACTGAGCAGTATCGTGAAACTGCCTAATCAGAAGACAGATGGCAATAATCAGCATGCTGCATTTATCTCTACTGATCTGCCGGAAGAGAACTGGCCTTGGCCTACTTCTTCCTGGGAGTGGAGGGATAAGTTTGCCAAACGTCTGAAAGATTATACATTGGGTTTATTCTGGTTTGCCCAGAATGATCCGGAATTGCCGGAGCATTTCCGTAAAGCAATGCTAGAATGGGGATTGGCTAAAGACGAATATCAGGATAATGAATATTTTCCCCGCCAGGTCTATGTACGTGAAGGAAGACGCTTTGAAGGAGTTTACTTCTTTACTGCTAAGGACGCTTTACCCACTGCACCGGGCAAACGCCCGCCTTTGCATGGCAGTAGCGTGACAGCCAGCCATTATGCACTCGATTCGCATGCTGCCAGAAAGCGGGAAGCCGGAAGAGTACATTTGGATGGATTCATCAGCTACCCTACAGCAGTGTATACGGTGCCCTTGGGCGTGATTCTACCTCGGAATGTAGATAATCTGCTATTACCTGTACCTGTATCCGGTTCGCATATAGGATTCTCCACATTGCGTATGGAGCCATGTTGGATGGCATTGGGGCAGGCAGCAGGTATCGCGGCTTCGCTGGCTATTGATTGTAAAGTGGCTGTGCAGGATGTGGATATGTCCATGTTGCAGGATCTGCTGATCGATCAGAAAGCAACGCTGATTTACTTTCGTGACTTGCGTCCGAGAGACCCTGATTTCCATTTAGCTCAATATATGGGATTGAGGGGGTATTTGCCCGGATGGGATGCGGATTTGCAAGGAACGGTCGATGAAAAGACATTGCAGGACTGGAATACATTATGTGGGTTTAAGCCCCGGGCTGTTCCCGGAAAAACAACCAGATTGGAAGTATTGACCGAGATTTATAAACATATTCGTCAATAA
- a CDS encoding glycoside hydrolase family 2 protein, translated as MNISSWVKALTFVVLLFSYSTVVTGQTKVNDVRDSERLWLDSKITHNGDYQWKMIKAGDVADPGEKVSLSDYPTANWLPAIVPGTVLNSLVHNRKYPEPYYGINNKIESKLIPDISETGRDFYTYWFRTEFTVPKSFEGKHVWLQVDGINYRAEVWVNGNLLSTIKGMFMQDYIDVTDFVKIDKANALAIKVYPVDVPGSAKPKSWGAVGEFHNGGNGNIGLNTTMLMTVGWDFTFMDGIRDRNTGIWKNISLYATGKVALRHPFVKSELRKPGYDQAREFISVEVVNPTTGFSGINCTVRGEITGENITFEKKLKVLRGEEKILSFSPDEFPQLVINSPRLWWPVNKGPQNLYELKMTVSIDGVVCDSVKTKFGIREITSDTNTPDKSRVFYVNGKRLFIRGTNWIPEAMLRTSDERTYAELRYSRQSGVNLLRMWGGGIAESDYFFQLCDEMGLLVWQEFWMTGDTRHPNDKGNYLDNVASTVKRIRNHPSLAYYVASNESTEVTGTPELLNKLDGTRGYQMQSECAGVHDGSPYKQVNPMQHYENTASPRGSRVDGFNPEYGAPTLPTVEILREMMDEKDLWPINKEVWDYLDGNGFHLMTTMYTDLVNNYGKSSSIDEFAQKGQLLGAINSKSIWEVWNYNKLDYGDRFCSGLLFWYHNCSMRQVSSRMWDWSLEPTASLYHTANSLEPLHAQFDYLKNTVSVVNDYYRSFNNYKVIARVYDINSRKVFEESASVNLPEDGVANDVLTIRFPENISQVHFIKLVLKDEKGKDVSSNFYWRSNDKYEGSKTLTGPASSGFEDLSKLKAANVKLSYKARQANGRYFVDITLKNTSGGIAFFNQLQFLNSKMSPIRPSFYSDNFFSLVPGEKKTVTIETAEEKLIEGAVLVLKGWNVTTQKYKLK; from the coding sequence ATGAACATAAGCAGTTGGGTGAAGGCCCTTACCTTTGTTGTACTGTTGTTTTCCTATTCGACAGTAGTAACCGGACAAACCAAAGTAAATGATGTCAGAGACTCTGAACGCCTCTGGCTCGACTCGAAAATTACCCATAATGGAGACTATCAGTGGAAAATGATAAAGGCAGGAGATGTAGCAGATCCTGGAGAAAAGGTATCATTGTCAGATTACCCGACCGCGAACTGGTTGCCTGCCATTGTGCCCGGTACAGTTCTGAATTCATTGGTACATAACCGGAAATATCCGGAACCTTATTACGGAATCAACAATAAGATCGAATCCAAATTAATACCGGATATCTCTGAAACCGGTCGTGACTTTTATACCTACTGGTTCCGGACTGAATTTACAGTTCCCAAATCATTTGAAGGAAAACATGTCTGGTTGCAAGTGGATGGTATCAACTATCGTGCCGAAGTATGGGTGAATGGAAATCTGCTCAGTACTATTAAAGGTATGTTTATGCAGGATTATATTGACGTGACTGACTTTGTGAAGATAGATAAGGCTAACGCATTGGCTATAAAAGTATATCCGGTTGATGTCCCCGGCAGTGCCAAACCCAAATCCTGGGGTGCAGTGGGTGAGTTCCACAATGGTGGAAACGGAAATATCGGATTGAACACTACTATGTTGATGACCGTAGGCTGGGATTTTACTTTCATGGATGGTATCCGCGACCGTAATACGGGGATCTGGAAAAACATCTCTCTCTATGCTACCGGTAAAGTAGCGTTACGTCATCCTTTTGTGAAGTCTGAACTGCGTAAACCCGGTTATGACCAGGCACGTGAGTTCATTTCTGTGGAAGTTGTAAATCCTACTACCGGATTTAGCGGAATTAATTGTACGGTAAGAGGTGAGATTACAGGTGAAAATATAACTTTCGAGAAAAAGCTTAAAGTTTTGCGTGGAGAAGAGAAAATCTTGTCTTTTTCTCCGGATGAATTTCCTCAATTAGTGATTAACTCTCCTCGTTTGTGGTGGCCTGTGAACAAAGGTCCTCAAAACCTGTATGAGTTGAAAATGACCGTATCCATCGATGGAGTAGTCTGCGACTCGGTTAAAACAAAATTCGGTATTCGTGAGATTACTTCCGATACGAATACGCCTGATAAGTCACGTGTTTTTTATGTCAATGGCAAGCGTCTCTTTATCCGTGGAACGAACTGGATACCGGAAGCTATGTTGAGAACTTCTGACGAGCGTACGTATGCCGAACTGCGATATAGCCGTCAGTCGGGTGTCAATCTCTTACGCATGTGGGGAGGTGGTATTGCCGAATCCGACTATTTCTTCCAGTTGTGTGATGAGATGGGACTGCTGGTATGGCAGGAATTCTGGATGACGGGTGATACACGCCATCCGAACGATAAGGGCAATTATCTGGATAATGTGGCATCTACTGTGAAACGTATCCGCAATCATCCTTCTCTGGCTTATTATGTAGCCTCTAATGAAAGTACCGAGGTTACAGGTACGCCTGAATTATTGAACAAGCTGGACGGTACGCGAGGATATCAGATGCAGTCAGAATGTGCCGGAGTGCATGATGGAAGTCCGTATAAGCAGGTGAATCCGATGCAGCATTATGAAAATACGGCATCTCCGCGTGGAAGCCGTGTCGATGGTTTCAATCCGGAGTATGGTGCGCCTACACTTCCCACAGTGGAGATTCTTCGTGAGATGATGGATGAAAAAGATCTTTGGCCTATCAATAAAGAGGTATGGGATTACCTGGATGGAAATGGGTTCCATTTGATGACTACCATGTATACTGATTTGGTGAACAACTATGGAAAGTCATCCTCTATTGATGAGTTTGCTCAGAAAGGACAACTGTTGGGTGCCATTAACTCAAAGAGTATCTGGGAAGTGTGGAATTACAATAAGTTGGATTATGGTGATCGTTTCTGTTCCGGACTCTTGTTCTGGTATCATAACTGCTCCATGCGTCAGGTATCTTCCCGTATGTGGGATTGGTCTTTGGAACCCACTGCTTCTTTGTACCATACAGCCAATTCATTGGAGCCACTACATGCCCAGTTCGATTATCTGAAGAATACAGTGTCTGTGGTGAACGATTATTATCGCTCTTTTAATAATTACAAAGTGATAGCACGGGTATATGATATCAATAGCCGGAAGGTATTTGAAGAATCTGCTTCCGTGAATCTTCCGGAAGATGGAGTAGCCAATGATGTACTGACCATCCGTTTTCCTGAAAACATCTCTCAGGTTCACTTTATCAAGCTGGTGCTGAAGGATGAGAAGGGTAAAGACGTTTCTTCCAACTTTTATTGGAGATCAAATGATAAGTATGAAGGCAGTAAGACTCTGACCGGTCCTGCATCTTCAGGATTTGAAGACTTGAGTAAGCTGAAAGCGGCTAATGTGAAGCTCTCCTATAAAGCGCGTCAGGCAAATGGTCGCTATTTCGTAGACATTACATTGAAGAATACCTCCGGTGGTATCGCTTTCTTTAATCAGTTGCAATTCCTCAATTCTAAGATGAGTCCGATACGCCCGTCGTTCTATTCGGATAACTTTTTCTCTCTGGTTCCGGGTGAAAAGAAAACTGTCACCATTGAAACGGCGGAAGAAAAGTTGATTGAGGGAGCTGTTCTGGTATTGAAGGGTTGGAATGTAACTACTCAGAAGTATAAACTCAAATAA
- a CDS encoding glycoside hydrolase family 105 protein encodes MCKKSLLLLFLLPFQFVFAQTSLLTDFPEGYTPKEVGKRLAYHFVDGKHMLHIGKWISYPETFTWNGGLKFAALTNDQELVKLLQNRFELLFTTEKALLPIMNHVDVNMFGSLPLELYKITKDQRYLELGLPYADTQWQLPANAKPKEREWDRKGYSWQTRLWIDDMYMITIVQTQAYRVTGDRKYIDRAAREMVMYLDELQCPNGLFYHAPDVPFYWGRGNGWMAAGMAELLSSLPEDSEYRPRILHGYRTMMKSLKKYQSSNGLWHQLLDHPDCWLETSGSAMFTFAFIKGVKNGWLDAKEYAPAARKAWMAMVKYIDENDNVKSVCEGTNKKNDKQYYYDRKQNVGDYHGQAPYLWCAVALLEE; translated from the coding sequence ATGTGTAAGAAGTCGTTATTATTGCTGTTTTTACTTCCTTTTCAGTTCGTGTTCGCTCAAACAAGTTTATTGACCGATTTTCCCGAGGGATATACCCCTAAAGAAGTCGGTAAACGTCTTGCATATCATTTTGTAGATGGAAAGCACATGCTTCATATTGGAAAGTGGATTAGTTATCCGGAAACTTTTACCTGGAATGGAGGGCTAAAGTTTGCTGCACTTACCAATGATCAGGAACTTGTGAAGCTTTTGCAGAACAGATTTGAACTTCTGTTCACAACAGAAAAGGCTCTATTGCCTATCATGAATCATGTGGATGTAAATATGTTCGGTAGCTTACCTTTGGAATTGTATAAGATTACAAAGGACCAACGCTATCTGGAATTGGGTCTTCCTTATGCCGATACTCAATGGCAACTCCCTGCAAACGCCAAACCGAAAGAAAGAGAATGGGACCGGAAAGGTTATTCCTGGCAGACCCGTTTGTGGATTGACGATATGTACATGATTACTATTGTGCAGACTCAGGCTTACAGAGTTACCGGTGATCGTAAATATATAGATCGTGCTGCAAGAGAGATGGTGATGTATCTGGACGAACTGCAATGTCCGAATGGCCTTTTCTATCATGCTCCGGATGTTCCTTTCTATTGGGGAAGAGGTAATGGATGGATGGCTGCCGGTATGGCTGAATTGTTGAGCAGCTTGCCCGAAGACAGTGAATATCGTCCACGTATTCTGCACGGTTACCGTACCATGATGAAAAGTCTGAAGAAATATCAGTCTTCAAACGGTTTGTGGCATCAGTTGCTGGACCATCCCGATTGTTGGCTCGAAACCTCGGGATCTGCCATGTTTACTTTTGCTTTCATTAAAGGAGTGAAGAATGGCTGGTTGGATGCCAAGGAATATGCACCCGCTGCCCGCAAAGCATGGATGGCTATGGTGAAATACATAGATGAAAATGATAATGTGAAATCTGTTTGCGAAGGTACCAATAAGAAGAACGACAAACAGTATTACTATGATCGCAAACAAAATGTAGGTGATTATCATGGACAAGCTCCTTACCTCTGGTGTGCCGTTGCACTTTTGGAGGAATAA